The genomic window AGAAGCCAGCTTTGTCGGGGTTCTGGATGCCGAGCTTCTCGTATAGGCATAGTTGGCATTTACGTTCAGCGTCCAGGCCTGATCAAAATGAGCATAATTATCGTCGTCGAAATAATAATTTTCATTTCTGATTTCTCCTTTCTTACTGTACTTTTTGCTGTAGTCTACTTTCTCTCCGAAAATCTCGCTGCTTAAAGGATAGGACATCTGTACGTTGAATCCCTGCACACTGAAGTGACCGAAGCTCTCCGTTCTAATTCCCGCTTCCTGTCCCGGGATATAAATAATCCGGTAAGGATCCAGTGACAAGCTGGTATTAACGCTTAATTTATTGTTAAAAAAAGAAGACTGCCCATTAACGGTGATAATCGAAAAAGGGTGATCCTTTGCGGCGAAGTTATAGTTTCCGGAAAGGTTTAACGATTCAAAAATCTTTATTTTCTTTACGCCAGTAGAATCTTTTTTAGACCGTACTTTCATTTCGACGTTGTTCCCGATGTTGAACCCCAGAGCACCAACCAAACCACTGGTAGGCGATCCGATAATCCCGCCTTCAAAAATGGAATATGGCGTTAAAGCTCCGTTGGCATCATAATAATTTCTGAAGTATCCGAATCCTGAACCGCCGAAGTCCGGTGAATAGGTAAACCCGATACTTGGGGTCATCATATGCCTGATCGCTTCAATAGCGGAACCTTTCTTGAAATTTTTCGTTCCGTATAAAGTCGTCTGCAAACTTGCCGTTGTGGAAAAAGTGGAATATCCCGACACCCCTTTGTTGGTTTCGGTAACTACTTTATTCTGGATCGGATCGTAAAATTTATCAATCGTTTTTGTAGTCAAGGCATTGTCTACGTTGGCTCCTAAGCTGAAAGTGAAATATTTTGCAACCGTCGTATTGGTTCCTAACGTAATATTGTTTTTAAGCCCGGTCTGCATTTTATCCCACATCGCCGCCTTGAAGAGTTCGCCTTCCTGGGTCTGGACATAGTTTGTTAAATTAATCCCGGTATTTACCGTAAGGTTTTCCAGTAACCCGGATCGCACACCCGTTTTTGAACCGAACAGATAAAACTGGTTAATCGCAATGTTCATCTGCGGCAGACGGAGATCCGAAAGACCTGTCGCAAAGTTCTGCGAGTAAGAAGCCGTTCCGGTAATGGTAACCGGCAGCTTCAGGAATCTCTTGGTAAGCGTTACCGTAGAGTTCTGTTGGGTATTCAGTACGTTCTGGTTGAGAATGTAATTGTTGTTCAGTGTATTGTTATAAAACTTTGTACTTACCACGTCTACTGAAGCGGAGAAAGTAAGGAAAGGATTCGCTTTGGTATCCTGCGTATGTCTCCAGGCAATCCGATAGGTTCCCGTCTTTCCGTAATTATCGAGCCCCTTGATTCCACGGACCATGGTTCCGATATCGGCGGAGAAGTTTCCGGAATAGCGGTACTTCTTGAT from Chryseobacterium sp. SORGH_AS_0447 includes these protein-coding regions:
- a CDS encoding putative LPS assembly protein LptD; translated protein: MVKTVSKNILQILIILIFNNFLAQQTPEKLPENAVNDTISKKDTVVVKKESLEDVLRTKADVQRRDFQKKMIYLNKNAQVKYQDMQIDADYISIDEQKNIMYARGKQDSLGRIIEPVITTQAGKVYETTEFQYNTKTRQAIAFNARTEENEGVIVANKTKKYNDSVFAMKRAIYTTDDYFIKKKDTAADYYLRASNIKLVKTRNKSSIISGPIQMYIEEVPTPLIMPFAILPFSDKRSAGILIPSFGERQDVGFFLNGLGYYQPIGEHFDLKILSDIYTKGSWNLRPEMNYIKKYRYSGNFSADIGTMVRGIKGLDNYGKTGTYRIAWRHTQDTKANPFLTFSASVDVVSTKFYNNTLNNNYILNQNVLNTQQNSTVTLTKRFLKLPVTITGTASYSQNFATGLSDLRLPQMNIAINQFYLFGSKTGVRSGLLENLTVNTGINLTNYVQTQEGELFKAAMWDKMQTGLKNNITLGTNTTVAKYFTFSLGANVDNALTTKTIDKFYDPIQNKVVTETNKGVSGYSTFSTTASLQTTLYGTKNFKKGSAIEAIRHMMTPSIGFTYSPDFGGSGFGYFRNYYDANGALTPYSIFEGGIIGSPTSGLVGALGFNIGNNVEMKVRSKKDSTGVKKIKIFESLNLSGNYNFAAKDHPFSIITVNGQSSFFNNKLSVNTSLSLDPYRIIYIPGQEAGIRTESFGHFSVQGFNVQMSYPLSSEIFGEKVDYSKKYSKKGEIRNENYYFDDDNYAHFDQAWTLNVNANYAYTRSSASRTPTKLASVGLDGSIKLTPYWNINGSTHYDMVTRQLAYTRIGFSRDQRSFTINFNWVPFGQYKVYDFFIGIKANILSDALKYKDRSFTQPNAPF